The Deltaproteobacteria bacterium genome includes a window with the following:
- a CDS encoding amidohydrolase family protein — MYDLIIENARIVDGTGKPSFYGNVAVKDGMIAAVGKGNGEAATKKINADGLVLSPGFIDPHTHYDAQVAWDPLLTSSSWHGITTVVMGNCGVGVAPVRPKTRDIVMWDLVNVEAIPFDVMQRGINWQWETHAEYLDALQKAGLGINVASLAALTPLRHYVIGEESFDRAANEKEIADMQRVFRDAIRAGAFGLTSTILNNHIGYEGRPLACRQASRAELSALCQVLREEGRGTIEIALTGTNVGQVSDDEYDLLKFLVDESQRPVTFLALFNKPGKPDSYLNAVEKVKPILGWNKAVPQVTCRPLRVQFNMKNPFIFAIFSTWHQVFNKPVEEQMKIYGDPEFRKAFREEMDRRRIFAGQWGRMTIIDGKSPEIQAHVQSKKTVAQIARDQGKEPMEAFLDLAIADKLELLFDLQAFNFEPEGVKNLVSDPRFLIGLSDGGAHVDMLCDVGYATYLLGRWVRENQVLSLEEGVRRLTSVPADLFGIPKRGRIAQGLAADLTLFDPATVDAKDPEYVWDLPGGGKRFIAKSTGIKTTIVGGQVLYQDDQYQGGLPGKVLRSYDA; from the coding sequence ATGTATGATTTAATTATTGAGAATGCTCGGATTGTTGACGGTACTGGCAAGCCGAGTTTTTATGGCAATGTCGCGGTAAAAGATGGCATGATCGCTGCGGTTGGCAAAGGCAACGGTGAAGCCGCAACCAAGAAGATCAATGCCGATGGTTTGGTGCTGTCACCTGGGTTTATCGATCCCCATACCCACTATGACGCACAGGTCGCGTGGGACCCGTTGCTCACCTCATCGTCATGGCACGGTATTACAACCGTCGTCATGGGGAACTGTGGCGTGGGCGTCGCACCAGTCCGCCCCAAAACCCGCGATATCGTCATGTGGGATCTCGTGAACGTCGAAGCCATTCCCTTCGATGTCATGCAACGCGGTATCAACTGGCAATGGGAAACACATGCTGAGTACCTTGATGCATTGCAGAAGGCCGGTCTAGGAATTAACGTTGCCTCGTTAGCTGCACTGACGCCGCTTCGTCACTACGTGATCGGTGAGGAGTCATTCGATCGCGCTGCCAACGAAAAAGAGATCGCCGATATGCAACGCGTCTTTCGCGATGCCATTCGTGCTGGTGCGTTTGGCCTCACGAGCACGATCCTCAACAACCATATTGGCTACGAAGGCCGCCCGCTTGCCTGCCGACAAGCGAGTCGCGCTGAACTCTCAGCCCTGTGCCAGGTACTGCGGGAAGAAGGTCGTGGCACGATTGAAATCGCGCTGACTGGCACGAACGTTGGCCAAGTCTCCGATGATGAATATGATCTGTTGAAATTTCTGGTTGATGAAAGCCAACGACCAGTGACATTCCTGGCATTGTTCAATAAGCCCGGCAAGCCGGATTCGTATTTGAATGCGGTTGAAAAAGTGAAACCGATTTTGGGCTGGAACAAAGCTGTACCACAGGTCACTTGTCGTCCGCTGCGTGTCCAGTTCAACATGAAGAATCCGTTCATCTTCGCTATTTTCTCGACATGGCATCAAGTCTTCAACAAGCCAGTTGAAGAGCAGATGAAAATCTACGGTGACCCAGAATTCCGCAAGGCGTTCCGCGAAGAGATGGATCGGCGACGCATTTTTGCTGGTCAGTGGGGGCGCATGACTATCATCGATGGCAAGAGTCCAGAAATTCAGGCGCATGTCCAGAGCAAGAAGACCGTCGCGCAGATTGCCCGTGATCAGGGCAAAGAGCCGATGGAAGCGTTCCTCGATCTCGCCATTGCCGATAAGCTCGAACTGCTCTTCGACCTGCAAGCATTCAATTTCGAGCCAGAAGGCGTCAAGAATCTTGTTAGCGACCCACGCTTCTTGATTGGTCTCTCTGATGGTGGTGCGCATGTCGACATGTTGTGTGACGTTGGTTACGCGACCTACTTGCTGGGACGCTGGGTGCGTGAAAACCAGGTGCTCTCATTAGAAGAAGGCGTGCGTCGTCTCACGTCCGTGCCAGCCGATCTCTTCGGTATCCCCAAGCGAGGTCGCATTGCACAGGGGCTTGCTGCAGATCTCACACTGTTTGATCCTGCAACAGTTGACGCCAAAGACCCAGAGTATGTGTGGGATCTCCCTGGCGGTGGCAAACGCTTTATCGCCAAGTCCACCGGCATCAAGACGACAATCGTCGGTGGCCAGGTACTCTACCAGGATGATCAGTATCAGGGTGGATTGCCAGGGAAAGTGCTGCGTAGTTACGACGCGTAA
- a CDS encoding EthD family reductase, translating into MQGETMYKLIGLLKRPEGMSLEDFHNWWLKEHTTYVKRFPGLKRHVVNLATTADQPFDGMAEVWFETKEDLERVFTLQEGQTARQSATNHSSQMAILFTRENIIVEGGK; encoded by the coding sequence ATGCAGGGGGAGACGATGTACAAGCTCATCGGTTTGTTGAAGCGGCCTGAGGGCATGAGCCTCGAAGATTTTCACAATTGGTGGTTAAAGGAACACACGACCTATGTGAAACGCTTCCCAGGACTCAAGCGGCATGTCGTCAATCTGGCAACCACCGCCGACCAACCATTCGATGGTATGGCCGAAGTGTGGTTTGAGACCAAAGAAGACCTGGAGCGTGTCTTTACCCTGCAAGAAGGGCAGACCGCTCGCCAGAGCGCAACCAACCACTCCAGCCAAATGGCGATTCTGTTCACACGGGAAAATATTATTGTCGAAGGCGGGAAGTAG